The Candidatus Hydrogenedentota bacterium genome includes the window CGACCCAAGCGGCGCTCCGTTGTCTTGCGCTTACCGATCAGGCTCTGGAATTCAAAGATGCCGAGATTCACGAGGCGGCGCGCTACGGCTTGGATTGTCTCGTGAAAGCACAGTATCCCAACGGCGCTTGGCCGCAACGGTACCGTGAATTTCCCAATCCCGAGGATTTTCCTGTGATGAAAGCAAGTTATCCGGAAAGCTGGTCTCGGGAGTATGTGAAAGAGAGTTTCGGCAGCTTTTATACCCTCAACGACAATACATTGGCCGATGTGATTACGCTCATGTTCTTGACCGCTGATATTTATAAAGATGATCGCTACCGTGCCAGTGCTCTACGGGGCGGTGAGTTTGTGTTGTTGGCGCAAATGCCCGATCCGCAGCCTGCTTGGGCGCAACAGTACGATTTTAATATGCATCCTGCGTGGGCGCGTAAATTTGAACCGCCCGCCGTTACCGGAGGAGAATCACAAGGCGTGTTGCGGCTGCTTTTAGAGCTCTATAAGAAGACCGAAGACACCCGTTATTTGGATAGCATAGAACGAGCCCTGAACTATTTTCGTGCATCACTGCGGCCCGATGGAAAATTGGCGCGCTTCTATGAATTGGAAACCAACACACCCCTTTACTTTACCCTTGACTATGAACTGACCTACAGTGACGCATCTATGCCTACCCATTATTCTTTTGTGGTCGGGTCTGCTCTGGATGCCATTGAAAAGGAATATCTGCAATTACGGAATGATTCGACTGCGCAAAAAGAAGAGGCGTCGGCCCCCAAGAAAGCCGCCTCTGCAGATACTGAGACGGTAACGAAAATTATCGCCGCCTTAGATGATCGGGGCGCTTGGGTGCAACAAGGGAAATTGGAAGCACGGGGCAACGACAACAGCCGCCGCGAAATCATCGATGTGCGGCGCTTTGCCCAAAATATCAAGGCGCTCAGCAGCTTTATCGCAGAGCAACAGCACGAAGTGGACTAAGATACTTCCACTGTGTACTTCATCTTGTTGGCTTGTGGTAGCGGAAAGCCTTATCCTTGATAGCGTTTCAGCGCGGCGTCAATGGCTTCTTTGCCTTTTCGCGCCGCGTCATAAGCATCTTCAATCATCCACGCGTCAATCATAATCCAGCCGGAGTAATTGCCTTCCCACAGCATCTTCAGGGATGCTGCAATGTCGCAGTGTCCGTCACCGCATGCCAGATGTTTCGACGTGGGGCCGAATAGGGTACCGTCGGTATCGGTCAAATGAACATGACCGATATGTTCGACGCCCACTTTTTCAAGCATCTCCTCAGGCTTACCTTTACTGCCCCACATGAGATCAAAGTGGCTTGGATCATAATTCGTTTTACAGGCAGGATGATCCACGGCGGCCAGGATTTTTTGTAAATGTTCAAAAGTGTTGAAGATAAAAGGCGGCTCGATTTCAAAAGACATATACATGCCTTCATCGGCACAGATTTGCGCCGCTTCACGATAGCTCAGCGCAAGGCATTCAATAGCATGATCCACAGTAGGGTTGCCTTCGAGTCCACCGCCCGGCCATACACCGATGAATTCACCGCCCAGCGCTTTGCATAGGCGCAGGTCTTTTCGGAATTGTCGCAGCCATGCATGCCTGGCCCGCGGATTGACCGAGTGGGCATCGGAACCGCCGGTTTGCATGCTGTAGATCTGAAGACCGTAACAATCGTGCATGCGGCGCAACGCAGCGATACGCTCGGATTCATCGGCCGAGGGATAGTGCCCCATGGGCCAGCCATCAACCAGCTCAACACCGTCGAAACCCGTATCGGCTGTGAATTGGAGCACTTCCCAGATGGGATAGGTTTTGTTGAAAGTATCCGAGGAAGACATAAATCCGTTCATACCGAGGCCGCAGCGCCATACTTTTTCTTTGGGTGAGGAAGTGTCTTCTGCTTTTGACCCTGTTGTTGCCAATAAACCTGCCGCCACGCTTCCGGCAAGAAATAAACGTCTTGATGTTTCCATGAATTCAGATCCTTTGATACGTTTTAAAGACTTTGATGGCGTGATCGGCTACGCTGCCAATCAGACTCATTTAATCATAAGCACCGGTCAAAATGCATCTTATCATAATTTTGCAGGAACGGCGACAGCTGGTATTTGCACAACATCATGTTTTGATGGCACAATCATACTACGAGCTGTCTTTAGGAGTATGTACCAATAAGAGGGGTATGTGCACGAACCATGAGAGGATAATAAGTACCATGGCAGATCAACACCGGAGGAAGGACTTGCCCGCAGCATCTTCTCCTCAACCTTCCCTAACACGACGCCGCTTTATTCAAGGAGGAGCCGCCTTAGCCGCTTTATCCGCAATGCCTATTCATGGTCAATCGGTTAAAAGGGCTGTCGCCAATGAAAAACTAAACATGGCGTTTATCGGCGTAGGCTGGCAGGGTAAATATAACCTTGAAGTCTTCCTGCAAGACCGCGATGTTCAGGTTGTAGCTGTTTGTGATGTATTTGAAGAAGGTCCCTATATGGGCCGCGGTGTTGCCGGCCGAGAAACTGCCCGAAAAATGGTCAATGACTATTATGAGCACCAAGGGCGTCCGGAAGATGGCTGTGCCGCTTATATAGATTTTCGTGAAATGTTGGATGCCCGCGATGACATTGACGCAGTGGTTATCACTACGCCCGATCATATCCACGCCGTGGCTGCCTTGGCGGCTATCGAAAAAGGCAAGCACGTTTTTTGTGAAAAGCCTTTGGCACATTCGCTCAAAGAAGTGCGGGTGATGACCGAAGCGGCACGGGCTGCAGGCATTGCCACACAAATGGGTAATTGGGGGCACGCCCGCGATGATATCCGCCAACTCTGCGAATGGATTTGGGATGATGCCATTGGCGACGTGAAAGAGGTTCATATCTGGACGACACGCCCCGGCGGATGGTGGCCCTATGGTATTGACCGCCCTGAAGATCAACCGCCTGTTCCCGATACCTTGGATTGGGATCTGTGGCTGGGTCCGGCTGCCTATCGTCCTTACCATTCCGCTTACCTGCCGTTTATCTGGCGGGGATGGTGGGATTTCGGCGCCGGCGCACTCGGCGACATGGGCTGTCATCTCTTGGATCCCGTTGTCTGGGCGCTCCGTCTGGGCCGACCCGAAACCGTCGAAGCCAGTTCTGCGCGGCTTCCGTCGAAAGCTACTCCCCATGCCGTGGAGCTGCCCAAAGGTACCGTTCATCCGGAAACCACAACAGCCGCCGCGCTCGTACGCTGGGAGTTCCCCGCCCGAGAGGGTATGTCTCCTGTGGTGGTTCATTGGTATGACGGCGGCTTGATGCCGCCCCGTCCTGATGAATTGAAAGATGGGCGGAAAATGGGGGATGGCGATGGCGGCGTCCTCTTTGTCGGCGATAAAGGAAAATTAATCTGCGGTTGCTACGGCAGTAATCCCCAATTACTTCCTGATGAGCGCATGCGCAAATACAAAACGCCGCCCCCAACGATTCCCCGTTCTATCGGGCATTATAAAGAATGGGTTCGCGCCTGCAAGGGCGGCGAGCCGGCAGCGGCCAATTTTGACTATACCGGGCCGTTAACCGAAATTGTGCAATTGGGCGTTGCTGCCATTCGCAGCGACCGTAAATTGCATTGGGACGGGGACGCATTGGCCTTCCCCAACGCACCGGATGCGGAATACTTAATTAACAGTCATTTCCGAGAAGGGTGGTCTTTATAAGGAAGCGCAGCGATTAGAACAGGAAAGGAGCGACTTATGACAGCGAAGAAACTCGGCGTCTTAATTCACGGAGCAGGGTGGGTTGCAGGTGAGCATATCAGGGCTTTCAAAAAGAATCCCAACAGCGAGATTGTCGCCATATCAAGCCGCAGCTTGGAAAGCTGCAAGAAGCGGGCGGAAGAGGCAGGGCTGGAAAACCTTAGCTTTTACACCGATTATGAACAGGCTTTGGCCCATGAAGGGGTTGATATCGTTTCCATTTGTACGCCCCAACAGCTCCATCCGGAGAATACCATTGCCGCCGCAGAAGCGGGGAAGCATGTGGTTATTGAAAAAGCCATTGCCAACAATCCCAAAGATATGCGTGCCATGTCTGATGCGGTGACGAAGGCGGGCGTCAAGTCGGTCGTCAGTTTTGTGCTCCGTTGGAATCCCATGATTGCGACCCTGAAATCTTTGATTGTAGATGATGCCATTGGCGATATCTTTTATACGGAAGCCGACTATCAGCATGACATCGCCAGTTGGTGGACGGGCTATGAAGAAGGGCGCACCAAAGAACGAGGTGTCAGCGCCATGTTGGTTGCAGGATGCCATTCTTTAGACGCATGCCGTTGGTTGGCTTCAAAAGATCCGAACGCGGCGGCTGTGCCTGTTGAGGTCTTCGCTTGGTCCGGCGGCTATCGAAAAGGGCTAGAGGTGGAGTACGATTATTTCGAGAATACGTGGAAGAAAGCGCCTCCCCTCGAATACGATGATCTGGAAGTGGTGCTTATGAAGTTCAGTGATGGATCCATGGGGAAAGTGACTGCCAATTATGGATGTATCATGCCCTATGCCTTTCCCTTAGAAGTCTTTGGTAACCGGGGTACCATCAAAGATAATCGTATCTGGTCCCATAAATTTCCCGGACAAAATGATTGGATTACCATTCCAAGTATCCAGCCCGTCAGTGCCGATGTAAAACACCATCCTTTCCAAGGACAAATGGATCACTTTGTCGATTGCATTCTCAACGACCGAGAATCCCATTGTAACTTGGCGGATGCGGTGCATACCCACTCTGTTATTTTTGCAGCACTTCAATGTTATGAAACGAAAGAGCCCGTGAAATTACCCTTAGCGGAAATTGAGTAACGGTGACCGACTTAGATTTGTTTGATAGATAATAACCATGAACTGAATAGGAGTCTAAACCATGTCTGAAAAACTGGCAATTCACGGCGGATCCAAAGCGCTTACCTTGCCTCTGCCGCCTTGGCCCTGTCTGGACGACAACGCGATCGATCAGGTGACAGAAACCTTGCGTAGCGGGAAAATCAATTACTGGACAGGAAAGCGGGGCATGGAGTTTGAGAAACGCTATGCCCAATGGCAGGGTTCAAAATACGCCATTTCAACCAGCAACGGAACCAGCGCGCTGCATACCGCTCTGGGAGGACTGAATATCGGACCCGGCGATGAAGTTATCGTGCCCAGCTATACCTTTATTGCGAGCTCTTTTTCTGTCGTACAGGCAGGCGCCGTGCCGCGTTTCGCTGATGTCAATCGAGAAGATCATTGTCTATCGGTGGAGAGTGTGGAGAAACTGATTACACCCCGTACCAAAGCCATTATGCCCGTTCACCTTTACGGGAATGTGGTGGATATGGAGCCTTTATTGGCGTTGGCAGAAAAACATAACTTGTACATTGTTGAAGATAATGCCCAAGCCTTTGGCGGTTCTTATAAAGGGCGGAAGACGGGAACCCTCGGTCATGTGGCCGCCTGCAGCTTTTGCCAAAACAAAACCTTCACCACCGGCGGCGAAGGGGGCATGGTCACCACCGACGATGAAGAAGTGGCGTGGCGCTGCCGTAGTTTCCGCGATCACGGCTATGATGTGCGCGAACGGTTGCGCCTCTTAGAGATGGAGCAAAAGTTGCCCTATATCCATACCATGGTCGGATTTAATTATCGTATGACCGAAATGCAATCTGCTATTGGGTTGGCAGAACTGGATCGTATGGACAATTGGAATATGCCGCGCCGCCGGCGCAATGCGGAAATCTTGCTTGAGGCACTCGCCGACATACCCCAAATCTTGTACTTGCCGGTCGACACCGACGAGCGTAAAAACGGATGGTATGTATTTCCGATTACCCTAGATATAGACAAGATGAACTGTGACATGACGACTTTCCTCCAAGCCTTGGGCGCTGAAGGCGCGCCATGCTGGAATGTATTTTGGCCCCAATGCCATACGGAAGGCGCCTATCGGAATCATCAAGCTTACGGCAATTCGGGATTCCCCTTTAAATCCAAAGAATTTACGGATCCCGAGTCGGTTGACTACAGCAAAGTGGAAGTGCCCAATGCGGTCTGGCATCAATCCAGAACCTTTATTACCTTCATTTTTCCAACCTATGAAGAAGCCCACATGCACGGTATCGCTGAGGGTATTAAGAAAGTCATTGCCGCTTATTCCGCCTGACCCAAGCGAAGGAGAATTCGACATGAAATTAAAATGGGCCGTACTCGGTTCCGGAGGTATTGCGCAGCGCCGTACCATTCCTGAAGGTATTGTTCAAGCTAACAATGCCGTCTTAACCGCAGTCTATGATATCAATCAAGACGTGAACGCTGACGTGGCAGCGCGCTTCGACGCAAAGGCGTGTACCAATGAAGAAGAGCTCTTGACATCCGATGCAGATGTGATTTACATCGCCACGCCCGCGGTCGACCATTGCGAACAAATATGCCGTGCCGCAGATGCAGGCAAGCACGTGTTTTGTGAAAAGCCTTTGGCGATGACCCTTGCCGAATGCGATCAAGCCTTGGCACACTGTAAGGAGCGGGACGTAAAGCTGGGCATTGGTTTCATGATGCGCTTTCATGCCCAGCACCAAGAAGCCCTTGCCCTCATAAAGGAGGGACGCTTGGGTACGCTTGTGCTCGGTCGAGCCCAGCTGTCCTGTTGGTATCCGCCTATAGAAGGCGCGTGGCGTCAAGATCTCACCACCGGCGGGGGCGGCAGCCTGATGGATATGGGTGGTCATTGCATTGACTTGTTGGAAATGTTCTTGGGAAGTGCCGTCAACGTGCAGTGCATCACAGGCAATCTCGTACACAACTACACTGTGGAAGATACGGCAGTGGTACTCTTAGAATTTGAATCCGGGGCGAAAGCCGTGGTGGATTGCCTCTTCAACGTGCCCGATACAGCCTCCTTGAATCGCCTCGAATTATATGGATCGCTGGGCAGTATTCTGGCAGAAGGAACCATCGGGCAAGGCGAATCGGGACACATGGTCGCTCGGCTCCAATCGGATTCAAGAGACTACGAAGCGGATCAAAGCCGAGATGCCCAAGGCGGTGAAATGCTTGTACGACCCGAGCCTGTTAATATGTACCGCGCAGAAGTGGAAGCATTTTCACAAGCGATTCTGGATAACACGGACATTCCTGTGAGCGGCGAAGATGGACGTCATAGCCAAGTTATACTGAAGGCTTGTTATGAGAGTGCCGTTATCGGACGGCGGATTGACTTGATTTTCTAACGATAATGCTATAGATTTTTATTCTCCTTTGATGGGCATAAAAGTAAGATTGGTGGTGTTATATCAACCACTACCGGTGGAAAAGCTTACCGGAATCTAGAGTTACACCAATCCAATAAGTCCAAAAAGGAATGTATCATGTCAGCAGAAAAACGTTTTACGCCGGATATGGCAGTTGCCGATGCCATTAAAATGCACCCGCGGGCGGGCGAAGTTTTCGCCGCCTTTCACCTGGGTGGATGCGCCCACTGCCAAATCAACACCATCGAGACCATCGAGCAGGTATGCGCCGCCTATGGCATTGAAGTGAACGTTTTATTGAAAGTTTTGGAAGGATTGTTTGAATCCGAACCGGCGCCGAATAACTAATCCGGCGGCTTATCCGATCTTTCGCGTTTAAAACGATCCTAGCCGTGTTATGTCCGGAGCTCGATCTTGAAGATAGATCTGGCCTATCCGGAAGTTTGCGCCAAGATTCCGTCAAAAAATATCCGTACACCTCGGATGGGAGGAAGCGAATCCTGCGACAGGGTTCTTGTTATCAAGGTCGAATCTTGACCGCGCCGCAAAAGATAGCCGATGAAAAGGCGCGCAACAAGAAGTTTCACCATTAAAATCCTGTCCTTCCTGTGTCCGTGCAGCGCTGCGGGTGACTGTCTCAAAAGAACCGCATCATGAATAATTCATGTCATGGGTTTTTAAACCTAAGTCTTGTTACAATGACCCTTGTCCTATAAAACAAGATCCATGCACGAGTGTCCATGTTCCGAGAAAGGCATATCATGAAGCGCGTATTAATAACGGGTGTGGCGGGATTTATCGGTTCTCATCTTGCCGAGCGTTTGATTGAACGAGGCGATACCGTTATCGGTATTGACGACTTTAATGACTATTACGCGCCTGCAATCAAGCGGAATAATGTGTGCGCACTCATGCAGCACGAATCCTTTCGTCTTCACGAGTTGGATATCTGTGCCGTCGACGCGCTGCGCGGAGTTTTCGAAAAAGAAAAGCCTAAAGTGGTGGTCCATCTTGCCGCCCGTGCCGGGGTTCGGCCCTCCTTACGTGATCCCATTTTATATCATCAGGTCAATGTGATTGGCGGTCAGTATATTCTCGATGCCTGCCGCGATTTCAACACATCCCACTTGGTATTCGCTTCCAGCTCCTCCGTATACGGCGGCAGTACAAGCATTCCCTTCCAGGAAACGGATCCTGTCATGCGGCCTGTCAGCCCTTATGCGGCAACGAAGCGCATGAATGAATTGCAAGCTTGGGTGCATCATCATCTCTATGGACTGCGCGTGTCAATGCTGCGTTTTTTCACGGTCTATGGACCGCGGCAGCGGCCCGATATGGCGATCCATAAATTTACCCGTCAGATCTTGGAAGGGCGGCCCATCCCCTTATTCGGGGATGGAAGCACACGCCGGGATTACACCTATATTGATGACATCATCCAAGGCGTTCTGCAATGTGTGGATAAGCCCTTTGACTACGAGATTTTTAATCTAGGCGAAAGCAAGACTACTACCTTAGCGGAGTTGGTTGCCCTTATCGAAAAACATACCGGGAAAAAAGCAATCATCGACCGGCAGCCCATGCAGCCCGGAGACGTGGAGATTACCTATGCAGATATCAGCCACGCCCGGGCATGTTTAGGCTATGCGCCGCAATTCAGTATGGATGAGGGCATCGCCCGCTTTGTACGTTGGTTCAAGGACAATGCCTGAAACGCTGCGGCGAAGTCCTAGCCTCTTTTTCAATCTCCGTGCTTGCGGTCTGATAAGGGATCACATGGCGTAAAAGCCGCCGTCCACCACCAGTTCAGAACCATTGCAGAAGGAAGATTCGTCAGACGCCAAATACAAGGCTGCATAGGCGATATCTTTGGGCATACCTAAGCGTCGGCAAGGAATGCCGGATGCGATATTTTGTTTCTTTTCATCGTCAAGGTAAGGTGCTTGCAAAGGCGTATCAATCATGCCGGGATGAATGATGTTGGTGCGGATATTATCAGGACCAAACTGTACGGCAAGGGATTTGGTCAGCGAAATGAGCGCGCCCTTCGCACAAGTGTAAGAGTCCTGGGCCAACTCAAAGCCTGCCAGCGCGGAAATGGATCCCACAAGAATAATGGAGCCGCCGCCCGCCGCTTTCAACGCGGGGATGCCGTGCTTCGTCAGGAAAAAGGGTCCTTTCAGATTGATCGCCTGAACGATGTCCCAATTCTCTTCTGTTGTCTCAATAACGGAGCGGTCGCGATCTTTCCATAAGACGCCGGCATTGGCATAAAGAATATTTATCTTTCCAAAACCTTTGACACCCGCGTCAATGGCTTCTTTGACCGACGCTTCGCTGGAAACATCGCCTACAACCGCGCAAAAGGAACCACCTGCTTTTTCGACGAGCGCCGCGGTCTCTTGCAAGAATTTTTCATTGATGTCCAAACCGACAATAGACGCCCCTTCTGAAGCAAAGAGCACAGACGCTTCACGACCCATTCCCTGACCTGCACCGGTAATCACAGCAACTTTGTCTTTTAAACGCATGAGAGTTTCCCTTTTTCTGAAGTTAATGGACTGTAAATTGGTTAAAAGATCAGCCCGTAGTATACCAAAGCCTTTAAGGCTACTGTGAATAATTAACCGTCTTGTTTTACCGGTTTTGAAGTCCGATACAAGACTTTTGTCCGATGTAAAGCAACGGGGCTCAGACCAACTGTCCTAACAATTATTTCGGGCACAGGAAAATCTCTCCGACTATTTCGCGCTAGCCTGGAGAGCGGTGATAAACGGCGTGTAAGGCTGTGTTATACTACAGTTCCCGCTACGCCTATGCTTTTCCCCAAGGCTACGTGGTGGTGACTACACCCATGGCATTACAACAAGATTTAGCGAGGCTGATCCCGTTATTAATAGCGTTTTCGGTCTAACAGAAAGCTTTTTAGATAAATTCTCATGATTACATTGAATGAAGCACAGCAAGCGGCAGTTACCGCTCCCGATGGTCCCGTCTTAATTCTTGCAGGAGCAGGAAGCGGGAAAACACGAGTCATTGTTGAGCGTATGGC containing:
- a CDS encoding polysaccharide lyase; this translates as NFFRTEVSIQGGYLWKYSADLQHREGEEKASASQAWVQPPGTPSIGMAYLEVYHNTGDAYYLEAAVETARALVAGQLVSGGWEYHIEFDPEKRDGYAYRKGGGSKQRNISTLDDDTTQAALRCLALTDQALEFKDAEIHEAARYGLDCLVKAQYPNGAWPQRYREFPNPEDFPVMKASYPESWSREYVKESFGSFYTLNDNTLADVITLMFLTADIYKDDRYRASALRGGEFVLLAQMPDPQPAWAQQYDFNMHPAWARKFEPPAVTGGESQGVLRLLLELYKKTEDTRYLDSIERALNYFRASLRPDGKLARFYELETNTPLYFTLDYELTYSDASMPTHYSFVVGSALDAIEKEYLQLRNDSTAQKEEASAPKKAASADTETVTKIIAALDDRGAWVQQGKLEARGNDNSRREIIDVRRFAQNIKALSSFIAEQQHEVD
- a CDS encoding sugar phosphate isomerase/epimerase, which translates into the protein METSRRLFLAGSVAAGLLATTGSKAEDTSSPKEKVWRCGLGMNGFMSSSDTFNKTYPIWEVLQFTADTGFDGVELVDGWPMGHYPSADESERIAALRRMHDCYGLQIYSMQTGGSDAHSVNPRARHAWLRQFRKDLRLCKALGGEFIGVWPGGGLEGNPTVDHAIECLALSYREAAQICADEGMYMSFEIEPPFIFNTFEHLQKILAAVDHPACKTNYDPSHFDLMWGSKGKPEEMLEKVGVEHIGHVHLTDTDGTLFGPTSKHLACGDGHCDIAASLKMLWEGNYSGWIMIDAWMIEDAYDAARKGKEAIDAALKRYQG
- a CDS encoding Gfo/Idh/MocA family oxidoreductase translates to MADQHRRKDLPAASSPQPSLTRRRFIQGGAALAALSAMPIHGQSVKRAVANEKLNMAFIGVGWQGKYNLEVFLQDRDVQVVAVCDVFEEGPYMGRGVAGRETARKMVNDYYEHQGRPEDGCAAYIDFREMLDARDDIDAVVITTPDHIHAVAALAAIEKGKHVFCEKPLAHSLKEVRVMTEAARAAGIATQMGNWGHARDDIRQLCEWIWDDAIGDVKEVHIWTTRPGGWWPYGIDRPEDQPPVPDTLDWDLWLGPAAYRPYHSAYLPFIWRGWWDFGAGALGDMGCHLLDPVVWALRLGRPETVEASSARLPSKATPHAVELPKGTVHPETTTAAALVRWEFPAREGMSPVVVHWYDGGLMPPRPDELKDGRKMGDGDGGVLFVGDKGKLICGCYGSNPQLLPDERMRKYKTPPPTIPRSIGHYKEWVRACKGGEPAAANFDYTGPLTEIVQLGVAAIRSDRKLHWDGDALAFPNAPDAEYLINSHFREGWSL
- a CDS encoding Gfo/Idh/MocA family oxidoreductase, which produces MTAKKLGVLIHGAGWVAGEHIRAFKKNPNSEIVAISSRSLESCKKRAEEAGLENLSFYTDYEQALAHEGVDIVSICTPQQLHPENTIAAAEAGKHVVIEKAIANNPKDMRAMSDAVTKAGVKSVVSFVLRWNPMIATLKSLIVDDAIGDIFYTEADYQHDIASWWTGYEEGRTKERGVSAMLVAGCHSLDACRWLASKDPNAAAVPVEVFAWSGGYRKGLEVEYDYFENTWKKAPPLEYDDLEVVLMKFSDGSMGKVTANYGCIMPYAFPLEVFGNRGTIKDNRIWSHKFPGQNDWITIPSIQPVSADVKHHPFQGQMDHFVDCILNDRESHCNLADAVHTHSVIFAALQCYETKEPVKLPLAEIE
- a CDS encoding DegT/DnrJ/EryC1/StrS family aminotransferase encodes the protein MSEKLAIHGGSKALTLPLPPWPCLDDNAIDQVTETLRSGKINYWTGKRGMEFEKRYAQWQGSKYAISTSNGTSALHTALGGLNIGPGDEVIVPSYTFIASSFSVVQAGAVPRFADVNREDHCLSVESVEKLITPRTKAIMPVHLYGNVVDMEPLLALAEKHNLYIVEDNAQAFGGSYKGRKTGTLGHVAACSFCQNKTFTTGGEGGMVTTDDEEVAWRCRSFRDHGYDVRERLRLLEMEQKLPYIHTMVGFNYRMTEMQSAIGLAELDRMDNWNMPRRRRNAEILLEALADIPQILYLPVDTDERKNGWYVFPITLDIDKMNCDMTTFLQALGAEGAPCWNVFWPQCHTEGAYRNHQAYGNSGFPFKSKEFTDPESVDYSKVEVPNAVWHQSRTFITFIFPTYEEAHMHGIAEGIKKVIAAYSA
- a CDS encoding Gfo/Idh/MocA family oxidoreductase encodes the protein MKLKWAVLGSGGIAQRRTIPEGIVQANNAVLTAVYDINQDVNADVAARFDAKACTNEEELLTSDADVIYIATPAVDHCEQICRAADAGKHVFCEKPLAMTLAECDQALAHCKERDVKLGIGFMMRFHAQHQEALALIKEGRLGTLVLGRAQLSCWYPPIEGAWRQDLTTGGGGSLMDMGGHCIDLLEMFLGSAVNVQCITGNLVHNYTVEDTAVVLLEFESGAKAVVDCLFNVPDTASLNRLELYGSLGSILAEGTIGQGESGHMVARLQSDSRDYEADQSRDAQGGEMLVRPEPVNMYRAEVEAFSQAILDNTDIPVSGEDGRHSQVILKACYESAVIGRRIDLIF
- a CDS encoding DUF1858 domain-containing protein, which gives rise to MSAEKRFTPDMAVADAIKMHPRAGEVFAAFHLGGCAHCQINTIETIEQVCAAYGIEVNVLLKVLEGLFESEPAPNN
- a CDS encoding NAD-dependent epimerase/dehydratase family protein, with the protein product MKRVLITGVAGFIGSHLAERLIERGDTVIGIDDFNDYYAPAIKRNNVCALMQHESFRLHELDICAVDALRGVFEKEKPKVVVHLAARAGVRPSLRDPILYHQVNVIGGQYILDACRDFNTSHLVFASSSSVYGGSTSIPFQETDPVMRPVSPYAATKRMNELQAWVHHHLYGLRVSMLRFFTVYGPRQRPDMAIHKFTRQILEGRPIPLFGDGSTRRDYTYIDDIIQGVLQCVDKPFDYEIFNLGESKTTTLAELVALIEKHTGKKAIIDRQPMQPGDVEITYADISHARACLGYAPQFSMDEGIARFVRWFKDNA
- a CDS encoding SDR family oxidoreductase, with amino-acid sequence MRLKDKVAVITGAGQGMGREASVLFASEGASIVGLDINEKFLQETAALVEKAGGSFCAVVGDVSSEASVKEAIDAGVKGFGKINILYANAGVLWKDRDRSVIETTEENWDIVQAINLKGPFFLTKHGIPALKAAGGGSIILVGSISALAGFELAQDSYTCAKGALISLTKSLAVQFGPDNIRTNIIHPGMIDTPLQAPYLDDEKKQNIASGIPCRRLGMPKDIAYAALYLASDESSFCNGSELVVDGGFYAM